The proteins below come from a single Miscanthus floridulus cultivar M001 chromosome 1, ASM1932011v1, whole genome shotgun sequence genomic window:
- the LOC136473965 gene encoding protein SOSEKI 3-like — MESRGRRPRSPERQRPAAARKVPVVYYLTRSRHLEHPHFVEVPLASPEGLYLKDVINHLNMVRGKGMAAMYSWSCKRSYKNGFVWHDLSEDDLVVAATDGEYVLKGSELVDQSPSGPFYPVTISNGNQKQPSRPKEGARQPLPRDHSYPSSPPSVIVREAKARRSPSVPSQDEDDTPSPCRDRSLETMSQQSEEPQRNERTQLPASGSASPVEFRVYKPTGCMDAATQTDDLGRRLGRRAPEIRKKSLSTDHDAVVREITEYRQSHPRRSADLQGISRELLHQCITPLSIPSTRAKSESLESLIRADNVTNSFRILEEEDIVVPTCPKLKPTNVLMQLITCGSLSVKDRKNAGIVQTYKPRFPNLKFPSPLISRTMMMGELDYLSENPRLMGMRLEEKEYFSGSLIETKMQRDVPAERYSVLKRSSSYNAERAGDALDCTRREEDKTDDTSSRTRCLPRTPILSSFLHPKGDSLKSPVSDCRRSSSARQDCDVASGNGSRRFADTSVASATTTTRADSFRKEEKLVKIEES, encoded by the exons ATGGAGAGCCGAGGGCGGCGGCCGCGGAGTCCCGAGCGAcagaggccggcggcggcgcggaagGTGCCGGTGGTGTACTACCTCACCCGGAGCCGCCACCTCGAGCACCCGCACTTCGTCGAGGTGCCGCTGGCCTCGCCGGAGGGGCTCTACCTCAAGG ATGTGATTAATCACCTCAACATGGTGCGCGGCAAGGGCATGGCTGCGATGTACTCGTGGTCCTGCAAGAG GAGCTACAAGAATGGGTTCGTGTGGCACGACCTTTCGGAGGATGACCTCGTCGTCGCGGCGACCGACGGCGAGTACGTGCTCAAGGGCTCCGAGCTCGTGGACCAATCCCCTTCAG GTCCATTTTACCCTGTCACTATCAGTAACGGCAACCAAAAGCAACCGAGCAGACCGAAAGAGGGTGCACGGCAGCCATTGCCAAGAGATCATTCCTACCCATCGTCCCCTCCTAGCGTGATAGTTAGAGAAGCCAAGGCCCGACGGTCACCGTCTGTGCcctcacaagatgaggatgacaCCCCCTCTCCGTGCAGGGATCGCTCCTTGGAGACCATGTCACAGCAGTCGGAGGAGCCCCAGAGGAATGAGAGGACTCAACTGCCAGCGAGCGGGTCTGCGAGCCCAGTGGAGTTCAGAGTTTACAAGCCCACCGGTTGCATGGATGCTGCAACTCAAACTGATGATCTTGGCAGAAGATTGGGCCGCAGAGCACCCGAGATACGCAAGAAGAGTCTGAGCACAGATCATGATGCTGTCGTTCGTGAAATTACCGAGTATCGGCAAAGCCATCCTCGCCGGTCAGCAGATCTCCAAGGGATCTCCAGGGAACTCCTGCACCAGTGTATTACTCCATTGAGCATACCGTCGACCCGTGCCAAATCTGAGAGTTTAGAGTCGTTGATACGAGCGGATAATGTGACGAACAGCTTTCGGATTCTTGAAGAGGAGGATATTGTTGTGCCCACCTGCCCGAAGCTAAAGCCGACAAATGTACTGATGCAGCTCATCACTTGTGGCTCACTTTCGGTGAAAGATCGTAAAAATGCCGGAATCGTTCAGACATACAAGCCAAGGTTCCCAAACCTGAAGTTCCCCTCGCCGTTAATTTCCCGCACTATGATGATGGGTGAGCTTGATTACCTGTCAGAAAATCCCAGGTTAATGGGAATGAGGTTAGAAGAAAAGGAATACTTCAGTGGGAGCCTTATTGAGACTAAGATGCAAAGAGATGTTCCAGCTGAGAGGTATTCAGTGCTTAAACGGTCTTCTTCCTACAATGCAGAAAG GGCCGGCGACGCTCTAGATTGCACAAGGCGTGAAGAGGATAAAACCGACGACACATCGTCGCGCACGAGGTGCCTCCCCCGGACGCCAATCCTGTCATCCTTCCTGCACCCGAAGGGCGACTCGCTCAAGTCCCCCGTCTCGGACTGCCGGCGGAGCTCCTCAGCCCGGCAGGACTGCGACGTGGCCTCCGGGAACGGGAGCAGGAGGTTCGCCGACACCTCGGTCGCGTCCGCGACTACAACTACAAGGGCGGATTCGTTCAGGAAGGAGGAGAAGCTCGTCAAGATCGAGGAAAGTTAA